Proteins encoded together in one Deinococcus irradiatisoli window:
- a CDS encoding heavy metal translocating P-type ATPase, translated as MTTKTLDLDISGMTCAACVGRVERGLSKLDGVQEASVNLATERASVTYDPALIGPAALVQRVRDVGYDAPSAEITFPVAGMTCAACVGRVERALGKVEGVLAASVNLATEQASVQYLPASTAPQALKAAVKAAGYDVPEKPSGAAQARSAPDAERERKARELTALRRSLMFSSVFSVPLLLIAMLPMLWPPLEEALMGALGVTGLHALMLALATPVQFGPGRRFYRSGWAALRHRSPDMNTLVMLGTTAAYVYSLLVTLAPGLFPAGSAQVYFEASGVVISLILLGKYFEALAKGRSSEAMRGLLALRPPLAHVIRNGAEQDIDVNDVQLGDVLRVRPGERVPVDGEITQGRSYVDESMLTGESMPVQKTPGEALTGGTLNGNGALTFTATAVGADTALSRITALVEQAQASKPPIQGLADRVVAVFVPVVLVIAAVTFAAWLLLGGPGALAQALVHTVAVLIVACPCAMGLATPVSVMVGSGKAAQLGVLFRSGAALEGLGRVRVMALDKTGTVTSGQPEVTEIVADDESRLLSLAAAAEQHSEHPLGRAIVRAAQERGLSIPAVQDVQAVTGYGLKASWEGQRLEVGSERYMAGLGLAVGAAGQRAAQLADRGRTPVFVALGGQLLGLLAVADPLRSSSARAVQAMRAQGAEVAMITGDLEATARAVAAEVGITEVRAGVLPAGKAEAVQDLQRLGPVAFVGDGVNDAPALARANVGIAIGSGTDVAAQTADVLLLSSDLSGVPNAVALSRATLSNIRLNLFWAFAYNVLLIPVAAGALSRWNLNLSPVLAAAAMGLSSVFVLSNALRLRGFRAPLAAPVPGARQNAAAQPAA; from the coding sequence ATGACGACCAAGACCCTCGACCTGGACATCAGCGGCATGACCTGCGCGGCCTGCGTGGGGCGGGTCGAACGCGGCCTCAGTAAACTCGACGGCGTGCAGGAGGCCAGCGTCAACCTCGCCACCGAGCGGGCCAGCGTGACCTACGATCCGGCCCTGATCGGTCCGGCGGCGCTGGTGCAGCGCGTCCGGGACGTGGGCTACGACGCGCCCAGCGCCGAGATCACCTTTCCGGTGGCGGGCATGACCTGCGCGGCCTGCGTGGGCCGGGTAGAGCGGGCGCTGGGCAAGGTGGAGGGGGTGCTGGCCGCCAGCGTCAACCTCGCCACCGAGCAGGCCAGCGTGCAGTACCTGCCGGCCAGCACGGCGCCCCAGGCCTTGAAGGCGGCGGTGAAGGCGGCGGGCTACGACGTGCCGGAAAAGCCGTCCGGGGCGGCGCAGGCCCGCAGCGCCCCGGACGCCGAGCGCGAACGCAAGGCGCGGGAACTCACCGCCCTGCGCCGCTCGCTGATGTTCTCATCAGTGTTCAGCGTGCCGCTGCTCTTGATCGCCATGCTGCCGATGCTGTGGCCCCCGCTGGAGGAAGCGCTGATGGGCGCGCTGGGCGTCACCGGCCTCCACGCCCTGATGCTGGCGCTGGCAACCCCGGTGCAGTTCGGCCCCGGGCGGCGCTTCTACCGCAGCGGCTGGGCCGCGCTGCGCCACCGCAGCCCCGACATGAACACCCTGGTGATGCTCGGCACCACCGCGGCGTATGTCTACAGCCTGCTGGTGACGCTGGCGCCGGGCCTGTTTCCGGCGGGCAGCGCCCAGGTGTATTTCGAGGCTTCCGGCGTGGTGATCAGCTTGATTCTGCTGGGCAAGTACTTCGAGGCGCTCGCCAAAGGCCGCAGCAGCGAGGCGATGCGCGGCCTGCTGGCGCTGCGGCCCCCGCTGGCCCACGTTATCAGGAACGGCGCGGAGCAAGACATCGACGTGAACGACGTGCAACTCGGCGACGTGCTGCGGGTGCGCCCCGGCGAGCGGGTGCCGGTGGACGGCGAAATTACCCAGGGACGCTCGTACGTCGACGAATCGATGCTGACCGGCGAGAGCATGCCGGTGCAGAAAACGCCGGGCGAGGCCCTGACCGGCGGCACCCTCAACGGCAACGGTGCCCTGACCTTCACCGCCACGGCGGTGGGCGCCGACACTGCCCTGTCACGCATCACCGCGCTGGTAGAGCAGGCCCAGGCCAGCAAACCGCCGATCCAGGGTCTGGCCGACCGGGTGGTGGCGGTGTTCGTGCCGGTGGTGCTCGTGATCGCTGCCGTGACCTTCGCCGCCTGGCTGCTGCTGGGCGGGCCGGGCGCGCTGGCGCAGGCGCTGGTGCACACGGTGGCGGTGCTGATCGTGGCCTGCCCCTGCGCCATGGGGCTGGCGACCCCGGTCAGCGTGATGGTGGGCAGCGGCAAGGCTGCGCAGCTAGGGGTCCTGTTTCGCAGCGGTGCGGCCCTCGAGGGGCTGGGCCGGGTGCGGGTGATGGCGCTCGACAAGACCGGCACCGTGACCAGCGGCCAGCCGGAAGTGACCGAGATCGTGGCGGACGACGAATCGCGGCTGCTGAGCCTGGCCGCCGCCGCCGAGCAGCACTCGGAGCATCCGCTGGGCCGCGCCATCGTGCGGGCGGCGCAGGAGCGCGGCCTGAGCATCCCGGCGGTTCAGGACGTGCAGGCGGTGACCGGCTACGGCCTGAAGGCCAGCTGGGAAGGCCAGCGCCTGGAGGTCGGGTCCGAGCGCTACATGGCCGGGCTGGGCCTCGCGGTGGGCGCAGCAGGTCAGCGGGCCGCCCAGCTGGCCGACCGGGGACGCACGCCGGTCTTCGTGGCGCTCGGCGGGCAACTGCTGGGCCTTCTCGCCGTCGCCGACCCGCTGCGCTCCAGCAGCGCGCGGGCGGTGCAGGCGATGCGCGCTCAGGGGGCCGAGGTCGCCATGATCACCGGTGACCTGGAAGCCACCGCCCGCGCCGTGGCCGCCGAGGTGGGCATCACCGAGGTCCGGGCGGGCGTGCTCCCGGCCGGTAAGGCCGAGGCGGTGCAGGACCTGCAGCGCCTCGGGCCGGTGGCGTTCGTCGGCGACGGCGTCAACGACGCGCCCGCGCTGGCCCGGGCCAACGTGGGCATCGCCATCGGCAGCGGCACCGACGTGGCGGCCCAGACCGCCGACGTGCTGCTGCTCTCCAGCGACCTGAGCGGCGTGCCGAACGCGGTGGCCCTGTCGCGCGCGACCTTGAGCAACATCCGGCTCAACCTGTTCTGGGCCTTCGCCTACAACGTGCTGCTGATTCCGGTGGCGGCCGGCGCCCTGTCGCGCTGGAACCTGAACCTCAGCCCGGTGCTGGCGGCGGCGGCGATGGGCCTGAGCAGCGTCTTCGTGCTGAGCAACGCCCTGCGGCTGCGCGGCTTTCGTGCGCCGCTGGCTGCCCCAGTGCCAGGAGCGCGGCAGAACGCGGCGGCCCAGCCGGCCGCTTAA
- a CDS encoding CopZ family metallochaperone: MTTSTELKITGMTCSHCVKAVESALNEVEGVAAVQVQLESGTARVQGQTDVNDLLAAVRGEGYGAEVLA, from the coding sequence ATGACCACAAGCACCGAACTGAAGATCACCGGCATGACCTGCAGCCACTGCGTCAAAGCGGTGGAATCGGCCCTGAACGAAGTGGAGGGGGTCGCCGCCGTGCAGGTGCAGCTGGAAAGCGGAACGGCCCGGGTGCAGGGCCAGACCGACGTGAACGACCTGCTGGCCGCCGTACGCGGGGAAGGTTACGGCGCGGAAGTGCTGGCTTGA
- a CDS encoding metal-sensitive transcriptional regulator codes for MSAPHPHGDHLCMPEDARKRAARRLSIARGHLDSIVRMLEDPEVYCVDVLRQIKAVQGALTGAGEVVLRGHLEAHVATAHQRGDTVEIVEELMEALKYR; via the coding sequence ATGAGCGCGCCTCATCCGCACGGCGACCACCTGTGCATGCCCGAAGATGCCCGAAAACGCGCCGCCCGGCGGCTTAGCATCGCGCGCGGGCACCTCGATTCGATCGTGCGGATGCTCGAAGACCCCGAGGTTTACTGCGTGGACGTGCTGCGGCAGATCAAGGCGGTGCAGGGCGCGCTTACGGGCGCCGGCGAGGTGGTGTTGCGCGGCCACCTGGAAGCGCATGTGGCGACGGCCCACCAGCGCGGCGACACCGTCGAGATCGTGGAAGAGCTGATGGAAGCCCTGAAGTACCGTTAG
- a CDS encoding DUF305 domain-containing protein yields the protein MNHYARFGAMIATSTLVMFGLMYLNTYALDHVFFSETRAYMALVMGAVMAVIMLAFMLRMYDRPRLNIGIFLGSLAVFALSLWLVRSQATVDDVAYMKAMIPHHSIALLTSERAHITDPRVRELADGIIATQRKEIAEMKALIQDLESKQ from the coding sequence GTGAACCACTACGCCCGCTTCGGCGCCATGATCGCCACCTCGACCCTGGTGATGTTCGGGTTGATGTACCTCAACACCTACGCCCTCGACCATGTGTTTTTCAGCGAGACCCGCGCTTATATGGCGCTGGTTATGGGCGCGGTGATGGCCGTGATCATGCTGGCCTTCATGCTCAGGATGTACGACCGGCCCAGACTGAACATCGGCATCTTCCTGGGCAGCCTCGCCGTGTTCGCGCTCTCGCTGTGGCTGGTGCGCTCTCAGGCGACGGTGGACGACGTGGCCTACATGAAGGCCATGATTCCGCACCACTCGATCGCCCTGCTGACCAGTGAACGCGCCCACATCACCGATCCGAGGGTGCGCGAACTCGCCGACGGCATCATCGCCACCCAGCGCAAGGAAATCGCCGAGATGAAGGCGCTGATCCAGGACCTGGAAAGCAAGCAGTAA
- a CDS encoding endonuclease III domain-containing protein — MAGLPISAELNVTRPAPERAALLLEVYRRFRQTYGEVPLIPRREAMHELISTILSQRTTAANEDAAYQELRQLGDWDAIVAAPVEAVTESIRLSNYPEQKAPRIQATLRAVKAEHGNYNLDFLAELNPAEGLKWLTALPGVGVKTASLVLLFNYAKPVFPVDTHVHRITSRIGAIPKMGEQAAHKALLALLPPDPPLLYELHINLLRHGQQVCTFSRPRCGKCVLQDICDAYKIYDGKVPPFKT, encoded by the coding sequence ATGGCCGGGCTGCCCATTTCCGCCGAACTCAACGTGACCCGCCCGGCCCCGGAGCGGGCCGCCCTGCTGCTGGAGGTCTACCGCCGTTTCCGGCAGACTTACGGCGAGGTGCCGCTCATCCCGCGCCGGGAAGCGATGCACGAATTGATCAGCACCATCCTCTCGCAGCGCACCACCGCCGCCAACGAGGACGCGGCCTATCAGGAGCTGCGGCAGCTGGGCGACTGGGACGCCATCGTCGCCGCGCCGGTCGAGGCGGTGACCGAGTCCATTCGCCTGAGCAATTACCCGGAGCAGAAAGCCCCGCGCATTCAGGCGACCCTGCGGGCGGTGAAGGCCGAGCACGGCAACTACAACCTCGACTTTCTGGCCGAGCTGAACCCGGCAGAAGGCCTCAAGTGGTTGACGGCTTTGCCGGGGGTGGGCGTCAAGACCGCCTCGCTGGTGCTGCTGTTCAACTATGCCAAGCCGGTGTTTCCGGTGGACACCCACGTTCACCGCATCACCAGCCGCATCGGCGCGATTCCCAAGATGGGCGAGCAGGCGGCGCACAAAGCGCTCCTGGCCCTGCTGCCGCCGGACCCGCCGCTGCTCTACGAACTGCATATCAACCTGCTGCGCCACGGCCAGCAAGTCTGCACCTTCAGCCGCCCGCGCTGCGGCAAATGTGTGCTGCAAGATATCTGCGACGCCTACAAGATCTACGACGGCAAGGTGCCGCCCTTCAAGACCTGA
- the tkt gene encoding transketolase, which yields MTTQQQSVEQLSVNTIRTLSIDGVQAANSGHPGAPLGMAPMAYVLWQDFLRHNPKHPEWLGRDRYVLSAGHASMLIYSLLHLTGYDMSIDDLKNFRQWGSKTPGHPEFFHTPGLDATTGPLGQGAGMTVGMALAEAHLAARYNKPDLKIFDNYTYGMVSDGDLQEGINHEVASLAGHLQLGKLIWLYDDNDVQLDTGTSKTFTDMTALRYESYGWQVLEVHDGNDLTAIRSALESARNDTRRPSLIKVKTVIGYGSPKAGTSKAHGEPLGEEGVAATKKALGWDYPPFTVPDEVAQHMNHTERGEQQEAEWNALMDRYREAYPDEAAELDAMIARKLSPEFADALPSFEVGGKAMATRAASGKVINAIAAAVPGLIGGSADLSGSTKTTIEASGAMQPDDLGERNIYFGVREFGMSAIANGLSLYGGLRPMVGTFLVFADYLKPAYRLSAIQHQPVIYVLTHDSIGLGEDGPTHQPIEQLAMLRAVPHSHVMRPADANETAAAWQAALERTDGPTALILTRQDLPILPRNHVGVQKGGYVVKDADNVQVILLASGSEVALALEAAESLSGEGVGVRVVSMPCMEAFREQDQAYKDSILTPGVKRVAIEAAALQPWYEWVGLDGAVIGMTSFGASAPAKTLFEKFGFSVDNVSKVVRELL from the coding sequence ATGACGACCCAACAGCAGTCTGTGGAGCAACTGAGCGTCAACACCATCCGCACGCTGAGCATCGACGGCGTGCAGGCGGCCAACAGCGGGCACCCTGGCGCCCCGCTGGGCATGGCCCCGATGGCCTACGTGCTGTGGCAGGACTTCCTGCGCCACAACCCCAAACACCCCGAGTGGCTGGGCCGCGACCGCTACGTCCTCTCGGCGGGCCACGCCAGCATGCTGATCTACTCGCTGCTGCACCTCACCGGCTACGACATGAGCATTGACGATCTCAAGAACTTCCGGCAATGGGGCAGCAAGACGCCCGGCCACCCAGAGTTCTTCCATACGCCGGGCCTGGACGCCACCACCGGGCCGCTGGGCCAGGGCGCCGGCATGACGGTAGGCATGGCGCTGGCCGAAGCGCACCTGGCCGCCCGCTACAACAAGCCCGACCTCAAGATTTTCGACAACTACACCTACGGCATGGTCTCGGACGGCGATCTGCAGGAAGGTATCAACCATGAGGTCGCCTCGCTGGCCGGGCACCTGCAGCTGGGCAAGCTGATCTGGCTCTACGACGACAACGACGTGCAACTCGACACCGGCACCTCCAAGACCTTCACCGACATGACGGCGCTGCGCTACGAGAGCTACGGCTGGCAGGTGCTGGAAGTTCATGACGGCAACGACCTGACCGCCATTCGCAGCGCCCTGGAATCGGCCCGCAACGACACCCGCCGCCCCAGTCTGATCAAGGTCAAGACCGTCATCGGCTACGGCAGCCCCAAGGCCGGCACCAGCAAAGCGCACGGCGAGCCGCTGGGCGAGGAAGGCGTGGCCGCCACCAAGAAGGCGCTCGGCTGGGACTACCCCCCCTTCACCGTGCCGGACGAGGTGGCCCAGCACATGAACCACACCGAGCGCGGCGAGCAGCAGGAAGCCGAGTGGAACGCCCTGATGGACCGCTACCGCGAGGCGTACCCGGACGAAGCCGCCGAGCTCGACGCCATGATCGCCCGCAAACTCTCGCCCGAATTTGCCGACGCCCTGCCGAGTTTCGAAGTCGGCGGCAAGGCCATGGCGACCCGCGCGGCCAGCGGCAAGGTCATCAACGCCATTGCCGCCGCGGTGCCGGGCCTGATCGGCGGCAGCGCCGACCTCTCGGGCAGCACCAAGACCACCATCGAGGCTTCGGGCGCCATGCAACCCGACGACCTCGGCGAGCGCAACATCTACTTCGGGGTGCGCGAGTTCGGCATGAGCGCCATCGCCAATGGCCTGAGCTTATATGGCGGCCTGCGTCCGATGGTCGGCACCTTCCTGGTGTTCGCCGATTACCTCAAGCCCGCCTACCGCCTGTCGGCGATTCAGCACCAGCCGGTGATCTACGTGCTGACCCACGACAGCATCGGCCTGGGTGAGGACGGCCCCACCCACCAGCCGATCGAGCAGCTCGCCATGCTGCGCGCCGTGCCGCACAGCCACGTGATGCGCCCCGCCGACGCCAACGAAACCGCCGCCGCCTGGCAGGCTGCCCTGGAGCGCACCGACGGTCCCACCGCCCTCATCCTGACCCGTCAGGATTTGCCGATTCTGCCGCGCAACCACGTCGGGGTACAAAAGGGCGGCTACGTCGTCAAGGACGCCGACAATGTCCAGGTGATTCTGCTGGCCTCGGGCAGCGAGGTGGCGCTGGCCCTGGAAGCCGCCGAGTCTCTTTCCGGCGAAGGCGTGGGCGTGCGGGTGGTCAGCATGCCGTGCATGGAAGCCTTCCGCGAGCAAGACCAGGCCTACAAGGACAGCATCCTGACGCCGGGCGTCAAGCGGGTGGCCATCGAGGCCGCTGCCCTGCAACCCTGGTACGAGTGGGTCGGCCTGGACGGCGCGGTCATCGGCATGACCAGCTTCGGCGCTTCGGCCCCGGCCAAGACCCTGTTCGAGAAGTTCGGTTTCAGCGTGGACAACGTCAGCAAGGTGGTCAGGGAACTGCTGTAA
- a CDS encoding tripartite tricarboxylate transporter permease — protein MDALHSLFAGFGTALTPLNLLWALVGVTLGTLVGVLPGIGPALTVALLLPVTAKLPPVSAFIMFAGIYYGGMFGGSTTSILLNTPGESSSIITALEGNKMARKGRAAAALATAAIGSFVAGTIGTMLLTFAAPAIAEIAVQIPPTAKFALILLAFVTISATFGGSPLRGLISLFFGLAIGLVGTDLQSGQARFALGYPELLDGIDFVTVVIGLFAIGETLYVATRLRKDKGSVIALKGNASMNREDWRRSWWPWLRGTALGFPFGAIPAGGAEIPTFLSYTLEKKLSKHPEEFGQGAIEGVAGPEAANNASAAGVLVPLLTLGLPTSATAAILLAAFQQYGLQPGPLLFVTNGDLVWGLIASLYIGNAMLLALNLPLAPIWAKLLLIPRPFLYAGILVFSTVGVYSLNNSVFDLFLLAIFGVIGYGMRRFDFPVTPAIIGVILGPTAENFFRTAMQQSNGDYSVFVTQPSSAFILVIVLLALVVPPLLRARGRRAAGRVGVQS, from the coding sequence ATGGACGCGCTGCATTCGCTCTTTGCCGGTTTCGGCACCGCCCTGACGCCGCTCAACTTGCTCTGGGCGCTTGTCGGCGTGACGCTCGGCACCCTGGTCGGCGTGCTGCCCGGCATCGGCCCGGCGCTCACCGTGGCCCTGCTGCTGCCGGTGACGGCCAAGTTGCCGCCGGTCAGCGCCTTCATCATGTTCGCCGGCATCTACTACGGCGGTATGTTCGGTGGCTCCACCACCAGCATCCTGCTCAACACGCCCGGCGAGTCGTCAAGCATCATCACCGCGCTCGAAGGCAACAAGATGGCGCGCAAGGGCCGCGCCGCAGCCGCGCTCGCCACCGCCGCCATCGGGTCGTTCGTGGCCGGCACCATCGGCACCATGCTGCTGACCTTCGCCGCGCCGGCCATTGCCGAGATCGCCGTGCAGATTCCGCCGACGGCCAAGTTCGCCCTGATTCTGCTGGCCTTCGTGACCATCAGCGCCACCTTCGGCGGCAGCCCGCTGCGCGGGTTGATCAGCCTCTTTTTCGGGCTGGCGATCGGGCTGGTCGGCACCGACCTTCAGAGTGGACAGGCCCGCTTCGCCCTGGGCTACCCCGAGCTGCTCGACGGGATCGACTTCGTCACGGTGGTGATCGGGCTCTTCGCCATCGGCGAAACGCTGTACGTGGCGACCCGGCTGCGCAAGGACAAGGGCAGCGTGATTGCCCTGAAAGGCAACGCCAGCATGAACCGCGAGGACTGGCGCCGCAGCTGGTGGCCGTGGCTGCGCGGCACGGCGCTGGGCTTTCCCTTCGGCGCGATTCCGGCGGGCGGCGCCGAGATTCCCACCTTCCTGAGTTACACCCTGGAAAAGAAGCTCAGCAAGCACCCCGAGGAGTTCGGTCAGGGCGCCATCGAGGGCGTGGCCGGGCCGGAAGCCGCCAACAACGCCAGCGCGGCGGGCGTGCTGGTGCCGCTGCTGACGCTGGGCCTGCCCACCAGCGCCACCGCCGCCATTCTGCTGGCCGCCTTCCAGCAGTACGGCTTGCAACCGGGGCCGCTCTTGTTCGTCACCAACGGCGACCTGGTGTGGGGCCTGATCGCTTCGCTGTATATCGGCAACGCCATGCTGCTGGCGCTGAACCTGCCGCTGGCTCCCATCTGGGCCAAGCTGCTGCTGATCCCCCGGCCTTTTCTATACGCCGGGATTCTGGTGTTCAGCACGGTGGGCGTCTACAGCCTCAACAACAGCGTGTTCGATCTGTTTCTGCTGGCGATCTTCGGCGTCATCGGCTACGGCATGCGCCGCTTCGATTTTCCGGTCACACCAGCCATCATCGGGGTCATTCTGGGGCCGACCGCCGAGAACTTCTTCCGCACCGCCATGCAGCAGAGCAACGGCGATTACAGCGTCTTCGTGACCCAGCCCAGTTCGGCATTCATTCTGGTGATCGTGCTGCTGGCGCTGGTCGTGCCGCCGCTGCTGCGGGCGCGGGGTCGGCGGGCGGCGGGTCGCGTGGGCGTTCAGTCCTGA
- a CDS encoding tripartite tricarboxylate transporter TctB family protein, translating into MTNQSPHSPAPRARISWPDVLVALGLTVLGVLLFVGTQQIQSSGMNNIVGPRVFPLIVSFGMTLLGVLLLIGALRGERAEPASEEDTDPDAPVQLGAAAIILGGFLIGALILVPLGFVFGTALMYFSVAFAFGERRFGLMALVSLLVAVVTYELFTRGLGLSLPPGLLKGLL; encoded by the coding sequence ATGACCAACCAATCTCCACATTCCCCGGCCCCCCGAGCCCGCATCAGCTGGCCCGACGTGCTGGTGGCCCTCGGGCTGACCGTCCTGGGCGTGCTGCTGTTTGTCGGCACGCAGCAGATCCAGTCTTCCGGCATGAACAACATCGTCGGCCCGCGCGTCTTTCCCCTGATCGTCAGTTTCGGCATGACCCTGCTGGGCGTGCTGCTGCTGATCGGCGCCCTGCGCGGCGAGCGGGCCGAACCCGCCAGCGAGGAGGACACCGACCCCGACGCCCCGGTGCAGCTCGGCGCGGCGGCCATCATCCTGGGCGGCTTCTTAATCGGGGCGCTGATCCTGGTGCCGCTGGGCTTCGTCTTCGGCACCGCCCTGATGTATTTCAGCGTGGCCTTCGCCTTCGGTGAGCGCCGCTTCGGGCTGATGGCCCTGGTGTCACTGCTGGTGGCGGTCGTGACTTACGAACTGTTCACCCGTGGGCTGGGCCTGAGCCTGCCGCCGGGCCTCCTCAAAGGACTGCTGTAA
- a CDS encoding Bug family tripartite tricarboxylate transporter substrate binding protein, whose protein sequence is MFKQSVKLALSLSLLAAFPMAAAQSISNLRIMAPASPGGGWDQTSRAIQTVLQDTGIVKPVQVFNVPGAGGTIGLAQLYNAKGDGNLMMTMGLVMVGAIQTNNSKVNLSRATPLARLTGEYEVVVVPASSPYKNLSELVAAWKADPGKVAFAGGSAGGTDHMLVGLMAKAAGIDPKKMNYVPFSGGGETLAAVLGNQVAAAVAGYGEFEAQIKAGKLRAVGISAPKAQPGIDAPTLKSQGLNVELANWRGIVAPPGISAAEKAALISALDKMHASKEWQDTLKTRNWTDLYLSGSKFNVYLRAEQNRTTGILKDIGLVK, encoded by the coding sequence ATGTTCAAACAGTCTGTCAAGCTGGCCCTTTCCCTGTCGCTGCTCGCCGCCTTTCCCATGGCCGCCGCGCAGTCGATTTCCAACCTACGCATCATGGCCCCGGCCAGCCCCGGCGGCGGCTGGGACCAGACCAGCCGGGCGATCCAGACGGTGCTGCAAGACACCGGCATCGTCAAGCCGGTGCAGGTCTTCAACGTGCCGGGGGCCGGCGGCACCATCGGGCTGGCGCAGCTCTACAACGCCAAGGGCGACGGCAACCTGATGATGACCATGGGCTTGGTGATGGTGGGCGCCATTCAGACCAACAACAGCAAGGTGAACCTCTCGCGGGCCACTCCGCTGGCGCGCCTCACCGGCGAGTACGAAGTGGTCGTCGTGCCAGCCAGCAGCCCCTACAAGAACCTGTCCGAACTGGTCGCCGCCTGGAAAGCCGACCCCGGCAAGGTGGCCTTCGCGGGCGGCAGCGCCGGCGGCACCGACCACATGCTGGTCGGCCTGATGGCCAAGGCCGCCGGCATCGACCCCAAAAAGATGAACTACGTGCCGTTCAGCGGCGGCGGCGAAACGCTGGCGGCGGTGCTGGGCAACCAGGTGGCGGCGGCGGTGGCCGGGTACGGCGAGTTCGAGGCCCAGATCAAGGCCGGCAAGCTGCGCGCCGTGGGCATCAGCGCGCCCAAGGCCCAGCCGGGTATCGACGCGCCGACCCTCAAATCGCAGGGCCTGAACGTCGAACTCGCCAACTGGCGCGGCATCGTGGCGCCTCCCGGCATCAGTGCCGCCGAGAAGGCCGCGCTGATCAGCGCCCTGGACAAGATGCACGCCAGCAAGGAGTGGCAAGACACCCTCAAGACCCGCAACTGGACGGATTTGTACCTCAGCGGCAGCAAGTTCAACGTGTACCTGCGCGCCGAGCAAAACCGCACCACCGGCATCCTCAAAGACATCGGCCTGGTGAAGTAA